Sequence from the Clostridium butyricum genome:
CGCTATAAGCTTTCATCAATTTATTTCCTGCTAATTTTGCAATAATATTGAATAATAAAACTGCTATTATAAGTACTGCCGCTGTACCATTTGCTATTTGTGATGCATCTGGAACTACCCCTTCTGAATTAAGTTTCCATATATGAACAGCTAAAGTTTCAGCTGGTCTAAATAGAGAGAAAGCAGATTTATTTCCAGTCAAACTTATCTCTGTAAAATTTAATGCCTTTGAACTTAATCCTGCTGTATAAAGGAAAGCTGCTGCTTCACCAAATATTCTTCCTGCTGCAAGTAATATTCCTGTTATAATTTCACTCATAGCTGTTGGAAGTGTAAGTTTTACTATAGTTTGCCATTTAGTTGCACCTAAACCTAAAGATGCTTCTTTCACTCTTTTGCTTGCTGATTTTATAGCATCTTCTGATATTCTTGTCATAGAAGGTATATTTAATATACTTACTGATAACGCTCCTGCAAGTATTGAATATCCCCATCCTGCCATATTAACAAAAACTAATAAACCAAACATACCTATAACTATAGAAGGTAATGATGACATTGTTTCAAGACAAATTCTAATAAAATTAACAATAGGTCCTTGTTTTGCATATTCAGCTAAATATATTCCTGCACCAATACCTATTGGTATAGTTATTAAAAGTGATATTATAAGCATATAAAATGAGTTAAACAACTGTGGACCAATTCCTCCACCTGCTCCTGATATTTTAGGCTTTCCAAACAAGAAAGATGGTTTTAACATACTTCCACCCTTATATAAAATATAAGCAATAAATGCTCCAAGCAAAGTTACTATAAATATACTTATTGCATAGAAAACAATAGTTGCAATTTTATCCGCTCTTTTTGAATTCATTATTTGCTGCACCTCTTCCCAATAAATCTAACTAATAATATGAATCCGAATGATATAATCAATAGAATTAATGCTAATGACCACAATGCATTATTCCACATTGTTCCACCAACTGTATTTGCCATGTCCATTGTTATTACACTCGTTAATGTCGACATTGAAGAAAGAATGCCATCAGGTATTTTCACTGTATTTCCTATTACCATCTGAACTGCTAATGCTTCTCCAAATGCTCTTGCTATCCCAAGAACAATCCCTGTAAGTATTCCAGATTTAGCTCCTGGAACTATAACCTTATAAATAGTCTGCCATCTTGTTGCTCCTAAGCCATAAGAGGCTTCAATATGATCTTGTGGAATAGTTTTTATAGCATCTATACATAAAGTTGCAATAGTAGGTAATACCATTAATGAAAGAACTAAAATCCCTGAAAGTAATGAATACCCCATACCACCAAAATTATTTTTTATGAATGGAACCAATACTGAAATACCAACCCATCCATAAACAACTGATGGTATACCAACTAAAATTTCAAGACAAGGTTTTATAACTTTGCTACCAAATCCTTTTGATATTACATTTGTAAATATAGCAAGGCTTACTGCTATAGGTGCACTTAATACTATTGCCCCTACTGATACTAAGGTTGAACCAGCAATGAAAGCTAAAGCTCCAAAGGAAGGCTCTTCCTGACTTGGCTGCCAGTTATCCTTAAATAAGAACTGCGTTATACTATACCCATCTTCCGTAAATATTTTTATTCCCTTAGATGCAATGAATATAATAATTGATATTGTAATTAAAATTATTAACATTCCACAAATTCCTGCAAATCCCTGGCCTATATATTCATTTTTCAGCCTCTCCTTAAAACTTCTTTTTTCCATTTCTACTCATCCTTAATACAAATTTATTTTTATTTATGCTTACTAATTATAATAAGAAAATATAAGTGCTTTTTGAAAAGCACTTATATCTCAGTTTCTAATTAAGTTTTACTATACTATTTAACTTTCATTTCATTACCTGAAATGAAACCTAAGTTTTCTAAACTTTCTTTATTGTCACTGCTTGATACATATTCTATAAATGCTTTTGATGCTTCATCTGCTTCACCCTTAGTGTACATGTGTCCCCATGACCAGAAAGGATATGATCCATCACATATGTTTGCTTTTTCATCGCTCTTTCCATCAATCTTTACAGATGTTAAAGCTTCTTTTGCTTCGTCTGTATTCATGTAAGCAAGACCTAAGTAACTAATAGCACCTTCATTTTGCTTCATAGCTGTTAAAACTGCACCATTTGAATCTTGCATTACTCCAATTGAGTCATTTTCTAAACTCTTATCACCATCTAAGATTTTTTCTTCAAAAGTAGCTCTTGTTCCTGACCCACTCTTTCTGTGAACTACAAAGATTTCTTTATCTGGACCTGCAGTTCCATCTTCCTTAGTTATTTGATTCCAGTTTGTTACTTTTCCTGAGAATATATCTTTAATTTGATCTTTTGTTAAATTATCTATTCCTAATGATTTGCTTACTACTACTGCAAATCCTTGAGCTACTACTTTATGGTCAACTAATTGTTTCGCTTGATCTGCTTCTAATTTATCTTCAGCAAATATATCTGAGTTTCCTATATTAACTGTTCCATCTAATACTTGAGTAAGACCTGTTCCAGATCCACCTGCTTGTGCGCTAATTTCCACTTCTGGATACTTTTCATTAAATTTTTCTATTGATTGTTCCATTAATGGTAATAATGCCGAAGATCCACTAATTGTTATTGATCCACTTACGCTTTGTTCTTTAGTTGTATCAGCACTTTTATCTGCTCCTGTATCATTGTTGCTGCTTCCGCATCCAATCATTCCTACCCCCATCATTGTAATTAAAAGAGCACTTGCTAATAATTTTAAAGACTTTCTTTTCATCTTAGTTCCCCCTGATCAAAATAATTTTGAATTCATTTACCTTACATGTTCTATAATAAACGCTTTAAGTTAAAGAATTATTAGAGATATGTTAAGTTGTATTGGAACTATGTTAAAAATATTTAACATATGCATTTTTTATAAAACTTTATTTTACAAATTTATAAGTACTTATAATATTTATTCAAGAATAGTATGTGCTGTTTTCTTCTTTATTAATCACCTAAATTTAATATTACATGCCTTATATTAAATTTTCTCATCTTTACAAATTAAATTTGTTTTTATAATATCTACTAATATAAATTTAACATTTCTTCATCATTCATTATGGATACAAATCCAAATTGGCTCACAACAGCCTATCTTTAATAAAATTTTTACATTAGATATACTATTGCTATTAATACAAATCCCATATGTTTCTTAAAATATTCTTTCACTTATTATATAGAATAAAAAAAAGCAGAAAATAAACTTTCTGCTTTAAAATACATAATCACTTTTACATATATGGAATTTTAACTTCAAATGTAGTTCCTTCACCTAGTTTGCTCTTAACATTAATTTCACCATTAAATATTTTAACAATATGTTTGACAATAGCTAAACCTAATCCGGTGCCGCCTTTTTTCCTAGATTTATCAACTCTATAAAATCTTTCGAAAATACGCGATATATCTTCATCAGGTATCCCTATGCCATTATCTTCTATTTTAAGATGATAATATCCGCCATCATTATGACTAGATATTTTAACGTAACCTTCTTTTTCTTTGGAGTATTTAACTGCATTTTCTATTAAATTCAGCACAAGCTGATAAAACTTGTCTCTATCTCCTAATATACATTCACTACTATTATCTTCAAATTCAACAGACACATTTCTATTTCTAGCAGTTTTTCTTACAATATTTAAAGTTTCTTCAATAACTATCCCCGGCCTGAACTCTTCTACATCTGCAACAAGATTACTTTCAATATTAGATAATACTAATATATCATTTATAAGCCGTGTAAGTCTTTCTGCCTCTTTGTCTATTATATCTAAAAATTTCTCTCTAGTAGCACTATCATCAACAATTCTTAAAGTTTCAGCAAATCCTTTAATAGAAGTTAATGGAGTTTTTAATTCATGAGATACATTTGCAACAAATTGACTTCTCATTAGTTCAACTCTCTTCATATCCGTTATATCCTGAAAACTTATTACTTTTCCAAGATTAATTTTTTTATCTATCATTTCAGATTTTTTGATTTTAATGTTTCTTTCAATAGGATGAAGTATTGTTATTTCTTTATCCTCCTCTTCTGAGTCCATTAAAAATCCATTTATTTCATGATCTGAAACATAATCTGTTAATTTTTCCCCAACAATACTTTTCTTAATTCCAAGAAGAAGCTCTGCTGCTGGATTAATTGAAATCACATTATTTTCATTATCAACTGCAACTACACCACTATCCATGCTATTAAATATGGATTCTAATTTTGTTTGGTTATTTACAACTTCCTGAATTTTTAACTGAAGTTCATCTGCCATATGATTAAAACTATCACCCAAAATTCCTAGTTCATCATTACTATTTACTTTAGCTCTTATTTTATAATCACCATTAGCCATTTTTAATGTTACACTTTCAAGCTCTTTTACAGGTTCAACAATTTTTCTTACTAACCTTAAAGATAAAAATATAGAAAAAATCACAGTAACAAATACTAGTGGTATATAGTATTTTATTCTTTCACGCTGAGTTAATTTTATTGTATTTACAGGAA
This genomic interval carries:
- a CDS encoding phosphate ABC transporter substrate-binding protein, producing MKRKSLKLLASALLITMMGVGMIGCGSSNNDTGADKSADTTKEQSVSGSITISGSSALLPLMEQSIEKFNEKYPEVEISAQAGGSGTGLTQVLDGTVNIGNSDIFAEDKLEADQAKQLVDHKVVAQGFAVVVSKSLGIDNLTKDQIKDIFSGKVTNWNQITKEDGTAGPDKEIFVVHRKSGSGTRATFEEKILDGDKSLENDSIGVMQDSNGAVLTAMKQNEGAISYLGLAYMNTDEAKEALTSVKIDGKSDEKANICDGSYPFWSWGHMYTKGEADEASKAFIEYVSSSDNKESLENLGFISGNEMKVK
- the pstA gene encoding phosphate ABC transporter permease PstA, which produces MNSKRADKIATIVFYAISIFIVTLLGAFIAYILYKGGSMLKPSFLFGKPKISGAGGGIGPQLFNSFYMLIISLLITIPIGIGAGIYLAEYAKQGPIVNFIRICLETMSSLPSIVIGMFGLLVFVNMAGWGYSILAGALSVSILNIPSMTRISEDAIKSASKRVKEASLGLGATKWQTIVKLTLPTAMSEIITGILLAAGRIFGEAAAFLYTAGLSSKALNFTEISLTGNKSAFSLFRPAETLAVHIWKLNSEGVVPDASQIANGTAAVLIIAVLLFNIIAKLAGNKLMKAYSGK
- the pstC gene encoding phosphate ABC transporter permease subunit PstC, whose product is MEKRSFKERLKNEYIGQGFAGICGMLIILITISIIIFIASKGIKIFTEDGYSITQFLFKDNWQPSQEEPSFGALAFIAGSTLVSVGAIVLSAPIAVSLAIFTNVISKGFGSKVIKPCLEILVGIPSVVYGWVGISVLVPFIKNNFGGMGYSLLSGILVLSLMVLPTIATLCIDAIKTIPQDHIEASYGLGATRWQTIYKVIVPGAKSGILTGIVLGIARAFGEALAVQMVIGNTVKIPDGILSSMSTLTSVITMDMANTVGGTMWNNALWSLALILLIISFGFILLVRFIGKRCSK
- a CDS encoding sensor histidine kinase, producing the protein MKNKILSLVIITVLSAILMVTCLFTVVTNVEQIKSTKDSLKSINFLIAQSGNEVTDKIKQYDNIKINEMKLRFTLIKTDGSVVYDSESNTTENHSDRDEVIQALEYGEGYVSRYSKTMDLNYIYYATKINDDLIIRSSVPVNTIKLTQRERIKYYIPLVFVTVIFSIFLSLRLVRKIVEPVKELESVTLKMANGDYKIRAKVNSNDELGILGDSFNHMADELQLKIQEVVNNQTKLESIFNSMDSGVVAVDNENNVISINPAAELLLGIKKSIVGEKLTDYVSDHEINGFLMDSEEEDKEITILHPIERNIKIKKSEMIDKKINLGKVISFQDITDMKRVELMRSQFVANVSHELKTPLTSIKGFAETLRIVDDSATREKFLDIIDKEAERLTRLINDILVLSNIESNLVADVEEFRPGIVIEETLNIVRKTARNRNVSVEFEDNSSECILGDRDKFYQLVLNLIENAVKYSKEKEGYVKISSHNDGGYYHLKIEDNGIGIPDEDISRIFERFYRVDKSRKKGGTGLGLAIVKHIVKIFNGEINVKSKLGEGTTFEVKIPYM